GCAGAAGAAACAACTGGCGGTGCTGATAGAATGATAAAAAATGGAGCATTAAAATTTGAAAATGATACAAATCGAAAAATAGATGCCTTTTTTGCATTGCACATGGCTCCAGAAATAGAACTTGGAAAAATTGGGATAAAGTATGGAAAAGCACACGCTTCATCAGCCAGAATACACCTTACAATAAATGGTACTTCTGCCCATGCCGCATTGCCCCACAAAGGAGTTGACGCAATCTTAATCGGAGCAAAAGTTATGGAATTCTTGCAGTCAATAGTTAGCAGAAGAATTGATCCAAGAGAAGAATCCGTAATTACAATCGGAGCATTCAATGGAGGCTTTGCTGATAACGTAGTCTGCGATAAAGTGGAAATGAAAGGAACTGCAAGAACAATGTCCGAAGAAATAAGAACATTTATAATCGAAACTCTTGAAAAAGACCTGCCTAAATTTGTAGAATCACTAGGCGGAACAGTAAATGTGGATATTAAGCGTGGCTATGCTCCTGTAATTAACAACGAAGAAATGACAAAAAGAGTAGAAAATAATATTGTCGACTTATACGGCAAAAATGCTCTGGAATTAATAAAACAGCCTAGAATGGATGTTGAAGATGTTAGTTATTTCTTAAATGAAATCCCCGGATGTTTTTTCAGACTGGGAACAAGAGTGGAAGAAAAAGGCTTAATTTATGATTTGCATCATCCAAAATTTAATATCGATGAAGAAAGCTTGAAAATCGGAATGGGATTACAATTGAAAAATATTTTAGAATATTTGAAATAAAAAGTTTTTATTAAAGATTTACTTATTAATGTTTATTTTCCCTATTTATATTTTATATTTTTAAACTTTTTAACGTAAGGGTATCAAACGTCATGCTCTTTTTTGCAATAATAGTTATTTTAATTTCTTCAAATTATAATTTTAGATATTGGCGAAAGTGCTATGCACTAATCCCCATTTAAATAACGAATTTATTACAAACTTTTCTAATAAATTATATAAACCTGATGTTTTCAAGTAATTTAAGATATAATTCTTATTTTTTTAAATAGCGTTTATTATAAATTAATCCGTCGGAGCATTTTTCTGTACTGGCAAAACTGTTTGAGCATAGCGAGTTTTTTGTCAGTGCAGAAAAATGTCGTAGACTAGCCATAGGTTGTAGGATTTGCGGCAATGAGCAATCCTACGAAAATAAATAAAGAAAAAACATAGTAATATGAAAAAATATTTATTAATCAAAATATATAAAAATTAATAAAAAATAATTTATTTGGATATTTGAAAAGAATATTTGAAATAAAAAAGGAATGAGATGAATAAAATAAAAAATAATTATAAAATTGGACAAAAACTGGAAATTGAGATAGAAAAAATAGTGTTTGGTGGAGAAGGACTCGGAAGAGTTGATGGATTTACAGTATTTGTACCGATGAGTGTGCCAGGAGATAAATTGGAAGTGGAGATTATCTCGGTGAAAAAGTCGTATGCAAGAGGGCTTATAACTAGGATAATTGAACCATCAAAGGACAGGATTGAGGATTTGTCCAAAATTAGTTTTGAGGATTTTGATGGCTGTGATTTTGGAATGCTTAAATACGAGAAACAGCTTGAATATAAGGATAAGATGCTTGAAGAAGTGTTGACAAAGATTGCTGAAATTGATTTGAAAAAGGTAAAAATTAGCAAAATTATTGGAAGTGATAAAAAAATTAATTATAGAAACAAGACGGCTGAGCCATTTTTCAAAAAGAATGGAATTATTCAGACAGGATTTTATTCAAGAAAATCCCACAATGTATTTTCAGCTAAAGAAAGTCTTCTAAAGTCAGAAATTGCCAAAATAATTATTGATAAATTTTTGCAGAAAGTAAATAGTTTCGCAGGTACAAAAAAGGAATTTAAAGTTTTTAATGAAGTGAATAATACTGGATTTTTGAAGCAGATAATGGTTAGAAATAATGAAAAAGATGAAATTATGATAGTTGTTGTCGTGAATAAAAATTCGCAGTATAATCAGCTTTCAAAAGTGCTGGAAGAAATGTATGATGAAAATAACTGCATAAAATCAATCTATATTTCTGTAAAAACTGAGCAGAATAATGTAATTTTAGGTAAAAATGTCCATTTATTTGGAAGCCAGTATTTGGAAGAGGAAATGGAAGGATTAAAATTCAAGATTTATCCAAATTCATTTTTCCAAATTAATAAAAAACAGGCACTAAAACTTTACGATGTTGCAATAAACTTTTTGAATGAAGAAAATAAAAATATTGATAAAATCTACGAAAAAACAGTAATTGACGCATTTTCAGGGACTGGAACAATTGCGATGATGCTTTCAAAAAATATAAAGAAGGTTATTGGAATTGAAAGTGTAGAAAGTTCAACACTTGCCGCAAAACTGACTTCTTATGAAAACTCCATTCAAAACGTAGAATTTGTAAATGAAAAAGTTGAGAAGGAACTGCCAAAAATTTTGA
This is a stretch of genomic DNA from Leptotrichia hofstadii. It encodes these proteins:
- a CDS encoding M20 metallopeptidase family protein, translated to MELLKINEFLKENVDKIYDEMVKIRRTIHENPELGDEEIETSKLIKKFLTENGIEFFEIINTGVVATIYNDNKNMKNKTVATRADIDALPIFEENEVEYKSKNIGKMHACGHDAHTTIQLGVAKILADNKDKWHGTVRFFFQPAEETTGGADRMIKNGALKFENDTNRKIDAFFALHMAPEIELGKIGIKYGKAHASSARIHLTINGTSAHAALPHKGVDAILIGAKVMEFLQSIVSRRIDPREESVITIGAFNGGFADNVVCDKVEMKGTARTMSEEIRTFIIETLEKDLPKFVESLGGTVNVDIKRGYAPVINNEEMTKRVENNIVDLYGKNALELIKQPRMDVEDVSYFLNEIPGCFFRLGTRVEEKGLIYDLHHPKFNIDEESLKIGMGLQLKNILEYLK
- the rlmD gene encoding 23S rRNA (uracil(1939)-C(5))-methyltransferase RlmD, coding for MNKIKNNYKIGQKLEIEIEKIVFGGEGLGRVDGFTVFVPMSVPGDKLEVEIISVKKSYARGLITRIIEPSKDRIEDLSKISFEDFDGCDFGMLKYEKQLEYKDKMLEEVLTKIAEIDLKKVKISKIIGSDKKINYRNKTAEPFFKKNGIIQTGFYSRKSHNVFSAKESLLKSEIAKIIIDKFLQKVNSFAGTKKEFKVFNEVNNTGFLKQIMVRNNEKDEIMIVVVVNKNSQYNQLSKVLEEMYDENNCIKSIYISVKTEQNNVILGKNVHLFGSQYLEEEMEGLKFKIYPNSFFQINKKQALKLYDVAINFLNEENKNIDKIYEKTVIDAFSGTGTIAMMLSKNIKKVIGIESVESSTLAAKLTSYENSIQNVEFVNEKVEKELPKILKREDVGAIVFDPPRRGIEESALKSVVQNKIEKIVYISCNPATFARDVKILAENGYLLKKITPVDMFPQTGHIEVVGLLEKVEAILLK